The sequence CATATTTATCCACAGAAATGTTCATCTCACCAATTCTCTGGATTGTCCTATGCCCTTTAGTCTGCTGATTTCCTTCTACATGGACTTGCCCATCTTCTGTGCCATTACCGTCTTTTGCTGCACATCCTTCATGTGTACAAATTCATGAAGACCAACACGAGTTATTTAGTCTAACAATCTAAGAAATATGTTGAACTCACCTGAGAGTTCAGACCAAATTCTGGTGTGATCAGACAGCTGATCAGAAGTATTTCCTTTAGGATCTTGCTGTGCTGAAGCCCCTGCACTGGCAGCAGGAGGAGGTCCAGCAGAATTTTTGACTTTGAGCTGGGAGACAAGCATGGTTGCAAGCACTAGCGTGgcatcaaaatttgaaaaagatCCGTCATCCGAGCTAAATTTTGGCGCCATTAGAATTGGCCTGTTTATCCAGTTAGCCAATCAAATTTAGCAAGGCAAAAATTGAATCTGAAAGgtaaaaatttgatgaaaggTAGTGCATTAGCAGGAATGTTCAAAATATGTGGATCCACCTACGACAAAGAAAAATGTTTATTAAATACATGCAGAGGAAAACTGTATATTGCCAACTCTGGTTTTGCCGATGATACAGAATTTTGGCATGCCACAAAAAGAAGTGGCATTACGATAGCAAACTTTAGCTGTACTAGAGGCATCCTCAATCGTAAAGCATGGTTCATGAACAATGGAAAGAAAATGCTTAAATGCTAATTAGAAACTAGTTAAGTGTGAGAAGAAAATTAATCTTACTCGCCAGCTTTATCAAAGTATATGTGTATGTCAACTTCACATCCCTCACAGAATGACAGAAATGCCTGGGAATTGCAAAAATAAACCAAAAGAAGATAAGTGTCATAGACTACAGAAAATGAAACTATAATAAAGCTCAGATTATGATGAATTGGAACATTTGAAAGTATCCTGCTGGCATTATTTTGACGGTAATAGAGGTTGCCTAGAAATGCATGAGCTTGGAGTTAAGTAGCAGACTGCCATGGGCATGAAACTAAGTTTATCGAAAATCtgtttgtaatttttcatttaATACACCACCACTTCTTTAATTCATTGAAGGTAAGAAAATTATTTAGTTGCTTCACCTTCAGTTCCTTCACTCCAAATGTTACATCCACAGGATCTCGCAAGTGGGCGTACTGCACAAACTCTTCCTTAGGATCTATCCACAGCTGAGTATGTAGCAATGAATCGTTTTCTGCATTTTGGAGTGTGTACTCTCTAATATTAGCCGTGAACCGAGCTTTTTCTAGTGAAAAAATATACAAAGTTGCCTAGTGTACCTGTGGTTGGGCCTATGTAACTTCTAAATTCAACAGCTTTTCCCTCAAACTGATCTGCAGCATTGGGGTTCAAGGTAGGTGGTTGTGTTGCAATTATTGTGATCTCCTGAAGTGTTGATTGAAAATTAGCTAGTATTCTATTGAGATCCCGAGGCCGAACTACAAAGCTGCTAGGAAGAAGCCTCCGATCAAGCGATAGTTGTTGCATATCAGGTTCAACATTGCATGAGATCCAATAGGTTTTTCTCATTCCTGTAAAAGAACATAAAATTCACGGTACAAACCATGACAGGTGATAAAAATGGAacttgatgatgtagaattccAGACATATTCGTCTGAACACAATGCAACACGCTTGAAACTTGATTAACCAGTGATTGAAGACTTAAAGCAGGTATAGGCTAGAAGTGACAGTGATGAAATAATGCACTTTTTTCTACGACTAATATTTTGGGACATACTGGAAAGAAGTTGAGTGTGAAATATATTGCAGCTATCAATAAATTTACATGCCATTCTTGTAGTTTATATCAAATAACCTCAGTCTAGAAGCAAAATAGCa comes from Henckelia pumila isolate YLH828 chromosome 4, ASM3356847v2, whole genome shotgun sequence and encodes:
- the LOC140865982 gene encoding uncharacterized protein isoform X2, translating into MEVGLSGNALKTFSRSIICLARIGNELVLQASPSLLTCHTLNSSRSAYQSITLKPDFFDVYSVSGAKLTCHTLNSSRSAYQSITLKPDFFDVYSVSGAKVQCSVLLKAICSVLRTPIANIEHISVLLADPNSPKVQWTLQCFNGMRKTYWISCNVEPDMQQLSLDRRLLPSSFVVRPRDLNRILANFQSTLQEITIIATQPPTLNPNAADQFEGKAVEFRSYIGPTTENDSLLHTQLWIDPKEEFVQYAHLRDPVDVTFGVKELKAFLSFCEGCEVDIHIYFDKAGEPILMAPKFSSDDGSFSNFDATLVLATMLVSQLKVKNSAGPPPAASAGASAQQDPKGNTSDQLSDHTRIWSELSAKDGNGTEDGQVHVEGNQQTKGHRTIQRIGEMNISVDKYATGMPDYQGTHGAMEADNARNSRVGDVNDNTLSQRHPRNWVDAVADDDEEDEADLFVQSTPPYS
- the LOC140865982 gene encoding uncharacterized protein isoform X1, coding for MEVGLSGNALKTFSRSIICLARIGNELVLQASPSLLTCHTLNSSRSAYQSITLKPDFFDVYSVSGAKLTCHTLNSSRSAYQSITLKPDFFDVYSVSGAKVQCSVLLKAICSVLRTPIANIEHISVLLADPNSPKVQWTLQCFNGMRKTYWISCNVEPDMQQLSLDRRLLPSSFVVRPRDLNRILANFQSTLQEITIIATQPPTLNPNAADQFEGKAVEFRSYIGPTTENDSLLHTQLWIDPKEEFVQYAHLRDPVDVTFGVKELKAFLSFCEGCEVDIHIYFDKAGEPILMAPKFSSDDGSFSNFDATLVLATMLVSQLKVKNSAGPPPAASAGASAQQDPKGNTSDQLSDHTRIWSELSGCAAKDGNGTEDGQVHVEGNQQTKGHRTIQRIGEMNISVDKYATGMPDYQGTHGAMEADNARNSRVGDVNDNTLSQRHPRNWVDAVADDDEEDEADLFVQSTPPYS